Proteins found in one Allorhizobium pseudoryzae genomic segment:
- the cobW gene encoding cobalamin biosynthesis protein CobW: protein MTQSLTRVPCTVVTGFLGAGKTTLLRNALQTIQGKRLAVIVNEFGDVGIDGEILKSCGIENCPEDNIIELANGCICCTVADDFVPAIDKILAMEQKVDHILIETSGLALPKPLVQAFQWPSVKSRVTVDGVVAVVDGLALAEGRVADDLEALDAQRAQDQSLDHDDPVEEVFEDQIACADLVILTKADLLDAAGLDRARAHVEDHLPRAVRIVNAENGAIDPAIFIGLGLAVEDDIENRKTHHDDELDHEHDDFDSFVLDIPAITSPEALSQRIQTVTDAEKVLRIKGYVEVAGKPMRLLVQAVGPRVNHYFDRPWGTDETRRSRLVVIGEKGIDAEKIGRLLAA, encoded by the coding sequence ATGACCCAATCGCTCACCCGCGTGCCCTGCACTGTCGTCACCGGCTTTCTCGGCGCCGGCAAGACGACCCTGCTGCGCAATGCGCTGCAGACCATTCAGGGCAAGCGGCTTGCCGTGATCGTCAACGAGTTCGGCGATGTCGGGATCGATGGCGAGATCCTGAAAAGCTGCGGCATAGAAAACTGCCCGGAAGACAATATCATCGAGCTGGCCAATGGCTGCATCTGCTGCACTGTCGCCGATGACTTCGTGCCGGCGATCGACAAGATCCTGGCGATGGAACAGAAGGTCGATCACATCCTGATCGAAACCTCCGGCCTTGCCCTGCCGAAGCCGCTGGTTCAAGCCTTCCAGTGGCCGAGCGTGAAAAGCCGCGTCACGGTCGATGGCGTGGTGGCAGTGGTGGACGGCCTGGCGCTCGCCGAAGGCCGCGTCGCCGATGATCTGGAGGCGCTTGACGCCCAGCGGGCGCAAGACCAGTCGCTCGATCACGATGACCCGGTGGAAGAGGTTTTCGAAGACCAGATCGCCTGCGCCGATCTCGTCATCCTCACCAAGGCGGACCTCTTGGATGCCGCCGGCCTCGACAGAGCCCGCGCCCATGTGGAAGACCACCTGCCGCGTGCGGTTCGCATCGTGAATGCGGAAAACGGCGCGATCGACCCGGCTATCTTCATCGGACTTGGCCTGGCGGTCGAAGACGATATCGAAAACCGCAAGACCCACCACGATGATGAGCTGGATCACGAGCACGATGATTTCGACAGCTTCGTGCTGGACATCCCGGCCATCACAAGCCCGGAAGCGCTCAGCCAGCGCATCCAGACTGTGACGGATGCGGAAAAGGTGCTGCGCATCAAGGGCTATGTGGAAGTGGCCGGCAAGCCGATGCGGCTTCTGGTGCAGGCCGTCGGCCCGCGCGTGAACCATTACTTCGACCGCCCCTGGGGAACGGACGAAACCCGCCGCTCGCGCCTCGTCGTGATCGGCGAAAAGGGCATCGACGCCGAAAAGATCGGCAGACTGCTGGCCGCCTGA
- the cobN gene encoding cobaltochelatase subunit CobN, protein MHILATTSSSLDDLIEPVDLNQTPGDVVVLSFTDSDLNGIAGAWGRLGSQLRANPLSLRLAQLSDLRHPMSVDLWIDKVARHARLILVRVLGGYDRWRYGVDELARLARQQNIPLYLLPGECSERDDRLEAASTVELQEIQAALALFRAGGPDNLDRLVRRLTTKICGEALAPLAPAMDVPKLGFYRPETGVVSLDEAMKARGEKPLLPLLFYRSMLLASDIAPIDALTRALEARGLAVLPVFVPGLKEAAILSELRDTLAPLKPAALITTTAFASNAELDGQTLFDVLGVPVFQAVIATTKRQAWAEGRRGLGPSDLAMHVVLPELDGRILAGTLSFKAEREATADFGFTGFANRPEPDRVEATAERICKHLDLYATPRQERRLTILMPDYPGADGRTGYAVGLDVPESVLQMLRDLKAEGYEVSDIPDTAADLMDRLLRRTESFRATDYTAYLDSLPEVSRQALQDTWDDPLADEQCRDGFFRFRAVRFGNVTVALAPDRGREADRRTDYHDPARPPCHALVAFGAFLRNELQAQAIIHVGAHGTLEWLPGKTVALSKDCFPEIVTGSLPVLYPFIVSNPGEAAVAKRRIAALTIGHLPPVLASAGLSPAQQRLELLVDEYAQADGLDRRRRDRLAKLIVDTAEETGLASEAGISRDADPDTALARIDAFLCDLKDFAIKDGQHVFGRSEEGETNPLRLESADAERAALLAALDGRHIRPGPSGAPARGRLDVLPTGRNLYASDPRTMPTPTAFELGRLAADEVIRRYMQDHGDWPKSLVIDLWGSATLRSGGEEVAQGLALMGAKPVQDAATGRVTGIEVLAPAQLGRPRVDVTFRISGLFRDMFPSLITLLDAATRSIAAREEADGDNPLAETARSEGSVPARIFGSAPGTYGAGIEEKLTAGNWQAREELGQAYLAMTSHAFGGADGEGHAAGDAFAERIRTADLLVHTGDDPGRDLLDGSGDVAFIGGFAAAVAALGGKADLIALDTTDPQKPRARSVTEAVTRVVRARAVNPRFITGQMRHGPRGAAEFAETVDRLVGFAETTNAVPHSLIEAVFDAYVADERVRDFVLEQNPEAARAIAERLMSARRRGLWQPRRNSVDRDLEMLHGFAQAKARTGGRR, encoded by the coding sequence ATGCACATCCTCGCCACCACATCCTCGTCGCTCGACGATCTGATCGAGCCGGTCGATCTGAACCAGACGCCGGGCGATGTGGTGGTGCTGTCCTTTACCGACAGCGACCTGAACGGCATTGCGGGCGCCTGGGGAAGGCTGGGAAGCCAGCTTCGGGCCAACCCGCTGTCGCTCAGGCTTGCCCAGCTGTCCGATCTCCGCCATCCGATGTCGGTCGATCTGTGGATCGACAAGGTGGCGCGCCACGCCAGACTGATCCTCGTGAGGGTGCTCGGCGGTTATGACCGCTGGCGTTACGGCGTGGACGAACTGGCACGGCTGGCGCGGCAGCAGAACATTCCCCTATACCTCCTGCCCGGCGAATGCAGCGAGCGCGACGACCGGTTGGAAGCCGCCTCGACCGTTGAACTCCAGGAAATCCAGGCCGCTCTCGCGCTGTTTCGTGCCGGTGGGCCGGATAATCTCGACCGGCTCGTTCGACGACTGACGACCAAAATCTGCGGCGAGGCCTTGGCACCGCTTGCCCCCGCGATGGACGTCCCGAAGCTGGGCTTCTACCGGCCGGAAACGGGTGTGGTTTCCCTGGACGAAGCGATGAAGGCGCGCGGGGAAAAACCGCTGCTGCCGCTTCTCTTCTACCGCTCCATGCTGCTGGCCAGCGACATCGCGCCCATTGATGCGCTGACACGGGCGCTCGAGGCGCGCGGCCTGGCCGTTCTGCCGGTCTTCGTGCCGGGCCTCAAGGAGGCAGCGATCCTGTCAGAGCTGCGCGACACGCTTGCCCCTCTGAAACCGGCAGCCCTCATCACCACGACCGCCTTTGCCAGCAATGCAGAGCTCGACGGACAAACCCTGTTCGATGTGCTGGGCGTTCCGGTGTTCCAGGCGGTGATTGCCACTACCAAACGGCAGGCCTGGGCGGAAGGGAGACGCGGGCTTGGGCCCTCCGATCTCGCCATGCATGTGGTGCTGCCTGAACTGGACGGCCGCATTCTGGCCGGCACGCTCTCCTTCAAGGCCGAACGCGAGGCAACGGCGGACTTCGGCTTCACCGGTTTCGCCAACCGCCCGGAGCCCGATCGGGTCGAGGCGACCGCTGAACGCATTTGCAAACATCTCGATCTTTACGCGACGCCGCGGCAGGAACGCCGGCTCACCATCCTGATGCCGGATTATCCGGGTGCCGATGGCCGCACCGGTTATGCGGTCGGCCTCGACGTGCCGGAAAGCGTGCTGCAGATGCTGCGCGATCTGAAGGCCGAAGGCTATGAGGTCTCCGACATTCCCGATACGGCGGCGGACCTGATGGACCGGCTGCTGCGCCGAACCGAAAGTTTTCGCGCCACCGATTATACCGCTTATCTCGACAGCCTTCCCGAAGTGTCGCGCCAGGCCCTGCAAGACACATGGGACGACCCATTAGCCGACGAACAATGCCGGGACGGATTTTTCCGGTTCCGCGCCGTGCGTTTCGGGAACGTCACCGTGGCACTGGCACCGGATCGTGGCCGCGAAGCCGATCGGCGCACGGATTATCACGATCCCGCCCGTCCGCCGTGCCATGCGCTCGTCGCCTTCGGCGCCTTTCTCCGGAACGAGCTTCAGGCGCAGGCCATCATCCATGTCGGCGCGCACGGCACGTTGGAATGGCTGCCAGGCAAGACGGTGGCGCTGTCGAAAGACTGTTTTCCGGAGATCGTCACCGGAAGTCTGCCGGTGCTTTATCCCTTCATCGTCTCCAATCCCGGCGAGGCGGCGGTCGCCAAACGGCGGATTGCGGCGCTGACCATCGGCCACCTGCCACCGGTTCTGGCAAGCGCCGGCCTGTCGCCGGCCCAGCAGCGGCTGGAACTCTTGGTGGATGAATATGCCCAGGCCGATGGGCTGGATCGTCGCCGCCGCGACCGCCTGGCGAAACTCATCGTGGACACGGCGGAAGAAACCGGGCTCGCCTCGGAAGCCGGCATTTCCCGCGACGCCGACCCGGACACCGCGCTTGCCCGTATCGACGCCTTCCTCTGCGACCTCAAGGATTTCGCCATCAAGGATGGCCAGCACGTGTTTGGCCGGTCCGAGGAGGGCGAAACCAATCCGCTGCGACTGGAGAGTGCCGACGCCGAGCGCGCCGCTCTGCTGGCAGCCCTGGACGGGCGTCATATCCGCCCCGGCCCGTCCGGCGCGCCAGCGCGCGGGCGTCTCGACGTGCTGCCGACCGGCCGCAATCTCTATGCCTCCGACCCGCGCACCATGCCGACGCCGACCGCCTTCGAGCTGGGCCGACTGGCCGCCGACGAGGTGATCCGCCGTTACATGCAGGATCACGGCGACTGGCCGAAGAGCCTGGTGATCGATCTCTGGGGGAGTGCGACGCTGCGCAGCGGCGGCGAGGAAGTGGCGCAGGGACTGGCACTGATGGGAGCAAAGCCTGTGCAGGATGCCGCGACCGGCCGGGTCACCGGCATCGAGGTTCTGGCTCCCGCGCAGCTTGGTCGCCCCCGCGTCGATGTCACCTTCCGCATCTCCGGCCTGTTCCGCGACATGTTCCCCTCGCTGATCACGCTGCTCGATGCCGCCACCCGGTCGATTGCGGCGCGCGAGGAGGCCGACGGCGACAATCCACTGGCGGAAACGGCCCGCAGCGAAGGCAGCGTCCCGGCCCGCATCTTCGGTTCGGCCCCCGGCACCTATGGCGCCGGCATCGAGGAAAAACTCACCGCCGGCAACTGGCAGGCACGCGAAGAGCTGGGCCAAGCCTATCTCGCCATGACCAGCCATGCCTTTGGCGGCGCCGACGGCGAAGGTCATGCGGCAGGCGATGCCTTTGCCGAACGCATCCGCACCGCCGATCTTCTCGTGCATACCGGCGACGATCCGGGCCGAGACCTGCTGGATGGTTCGGGCGATGTCGCCTTTATCGGCGGGTTTGCCGCAGCCGTCGCAGCGCTCGGTGGCAAGGCGGATCTGATTGCGCTGGATACCACCGATCCACAGAAGCCTCGCGCCCGCTCGGTGACGGAAGCCGTGACGCGCGTGGTGCGCGCCCGCGCCGTCAATCCGCGCTTCATCACCGGCCAGATGCGCCACGGCCCGCGCGGTGCTGCGGAATTTGCCGAAACGGTGGACCGGCTCGTCGGTTTTGCCGAAACCACCAATGCTGTGCCGCACAGCCTGATCGAGGCGGTTTTCGATGCCTATGTCGCCGATGAACGGGTGCGCGATTTCGTGCTGGAGCAGAACCCTGAAGCGGCCCGCGCCATTGCCGAACGGCTGATGTCGGCCCGCCGCCGGGGCCTCTGGCAGCCGCGCCGCAATTCGGTCGATCGCGACCTGGAAATGCTCCATGGTTTTGCCCAGGCGAAGGCCCGGACGGGAGGTCGCCGATGA
- the cobG gene encoding precorrin-3B synthase encodes MTVSSPLPVNSLARGACPALDAPMLTGDGYLSRVALIEPISPVQLATLCSLSERHGNGMIDISARGNLQIRGLTPASAAALEADVRSLALPLREGLAVEWTPLAGLDPTTDVDPRPLGLEIMARAQDLRGSLAPKLSVVIETRGLIRLDGLLADIRLVAAENDGRTGWHILLGGTADQGRAIGFVQENEAADCVAALLAHLAALGPRTRGRDIDPGRLPETVSRVLEASPPSLSPSHHDAFGLFELEDGQCALRVALPFGQIQSRQLSAFADHARRCGIESIKPAAEHTLLAFGSGETCAALQTAAKTHGFITDEHDPLRQIDACPGAPSCQSARLDTHALGRFAAEESGELFDGSLRLHLSGCLKACAHPTAATLVFAGTDDATHLVIDGKTTDTPAKRLFPQTEAAALSALSALLRLERQPGETSRDCLRRLGPERIAAALA; translated from the coding sequence ATGACCGTCTCCTCCCCGCTCCCCGTCAACTCGCTCGCCCGCGGCGCCTGCCCGGCGCTTGATGCACCGATGCTGACCGGCGATGGTTATTTGTCGCGTGTCGCCCTGATCGAGCCGATTTCGCCCGTCCAGCTTGCGACGCTCTGCAGCCTCTCGGAGCGCCATGGCAATGGCATGATCGATATCTCCGCCCGCGGCAACCTGCAGATCCGCGGCCTGACCCCGGCTTCAGCTGCCGCGCTGGAGGCGGATGTGCGCAGCCTCGCCCTGCCGCTGCGCGAAGGCCTTGCAGTGGAATGGACGCCGCTCGCCGGGCTTGATCCCACGACAGATGTCGATCCACGACCGCTCGGTCTGGAGATCATGGCCCGCGCACAAGACCTGCGCGGGAGCCTGGCCCCCAAGCTCTCCGTGGTCATCGAAACGCGCGGCCTGATCCGGCTGGACGGTCTGCTGGCCGATATCCGGCTGGTGGCGGCCGAAAACGATGGCCGCACGGGATGGCACATCCTTCTCGGCGGCACCGCAGATCAGGGCCGTGCCATCGGTTTCGTGCAGGAGAATGAGGCGGCGGATTGCGTGGCGGCGCTGCTGGCTCACCTTGCCGCCCTCGGCCCCCGCACCCGTGGCCGGGACATCGACCCGGGCCGCCTGCCGGAAACGGTTTCCCGCGTGCTGGAAGCCTCACCGCCCTCGCTCTCGCCATCCCATCACGATGCCTTCGGCCTCTTCGAGTTGGAGGACGGGCAGTGTGCGCTCCGTGTCGCTCTGCCCTTCGGTCAGATCCAGTCCCGGCAGCTTTCAGCCTTTGCGGATCATGCCAGACGGTGCGGCATCGAAAGCATCAAGCCGGCGGCAGAGCATACGCTGCTGGCTTTCGGTTCAGGTGAGACCTGCGCGGCTTTGCAGACAGCGGCCAAGACCCATGGCTTCATCACCGACGAACACGATCCGCTGCGCCAGATCGATGCCTGCCCCGGCGCGCCGTCCTGCCAGTCGGCGCGATTGGACACCCATGCGCTCGGCCGTTTTGCCGCCGAAGAGTCAGGCGAGCTTTTCGACGGTTCGCTGCGTCTGCATCTCTCCGGCTGCCTGAAGGCCTGTGCGCATCCCACCGCCGCCACCCTGGTTTTTGCCGGCACCGACGACGCAACGCATCTTGTCATCGACGGCAAAACCACCGATACCCCCGCCAAACGGCTTTTCCCCCAAACGGAAGCTGCGGCTCTCTCCGCCCTTTCCGCGCTGCTGCGTCTGGAACGCCAGCCGGGGGAAACGAGCCGTGACTGTCTGCGACGCCTGGGTCCTGAGCGGATCGCGGCGGCGCTTGCCTGA
- a CDS encoding precorrin-8X methylmutase: MTTYDYIREGDAIYAKSFAIIRAEADLSRFSEEEADVAIRMIHACGLVEAAHQFEFSPGFVSAARAALLAGKPIFCDAQMVAHGVTRARLPAKNEVICTLRDPQVPDLAKTVGNTRSAAALELWAEKLEGAVVAIGNAPTALFYLLEMLNRGCPKPAAIIGMPVGFVGAAESKEALAESRHGIPYAIVKGRMGGSAMTAAAVNALARAGL; this comes from the coding sequence ATGACGACCTACGACTATATCCGCGAGGGCGATGCGATCTACGCCAAATCCTTCGCCATCATCCGCGCGGAGGCGGATCTCTCCCGCTTCAGCGAGGAGGAGGCGGATGTCGCGATCCGCATGATCCATGCCTGCGGCCTGGTGGAGGCAGCGCACCAGTTCGAATTCTCTCCCGGTTTCGTCAGCGCCGCCCGCGCAGCCCTTCTCGCCGGAAAGCCGATCTTTTGCGATGCGCAGATGGTGGCACATGGCGTCACCCGCGCCCGCCTTCCGGCGAAGAACGAGGTGATCTGCACACTGCGCGACCCGCAGGTGCCGGACCTGGCAAAGACGGTCGGCAATACCCGCTCGGCCGCCGCCTTGGAACTCTGGGCGGAAAAACTGGAAGGCGCGGTGGTTGCCATCGGCAATGCGCCGACCGCGCTTTTTTACCTGCTCGAAATGCTGAATCGTGGCTGCCCGAAGCCGGCGGCGATCATCGGCATGCCGGTCGGTTTCGTCGGCGCTGCGGAAAGCAAGGAAGCGTTGGCGGAAAGCCGGCACGGCATCCCCTACGCCATCGTCAAAGGCCGCATGGGCGGCTCGGCCATGACGGCAGCCGCCGTCAATGCGCTGGCGAGGGCCGGCCTGTGA
- a CDS encoding precorrin-2 C(20)-methyltransferase — translation MSEISPGKLYGVGTGPGDPELLTLKAVKALNAADVLAFFAKRGARGNGRTIVDAHLRADILELPLVYPVTVEEDKETDSYKRAIDGFFDQSAAEIAVHLQAGRNVAVLSEGDPLFYGSYMHLHLRLAPHFPAEVIPGVTAMSGCWSLAGLPLVQGDDILSVLPGTLPEEALTARLAGTDGAVIMKVGRNLPKIRRALAATGKLDGAIYVERGTMPTGHAMPLCDRDETMPAPYFSLVLVPGWKGRPQGVPA, via the coding sequence GTGAGCGAGATCTCCCCTGGAAAGCTGTATGGCGTCGGCACCGGCCCCGGTGATCCGGAGCTTCTGACGCTGAAGGCCGTCAAGGCGCTGAATGCGGCTGATGTGCTGGCCTTCTTTGCCAAGCGCGGCGCCCGCGGCAATGGTCGCACCATCGTGGACGCCCATCTGCGCGCCGATATCCTCGAACTGCCGCTCGTCTATCCGGTGACGGTGGAGGAGGACAAGGAGACCGACAGCTACAAACGCGCGATCGACGGCTTCTTCGACCAGTCGGCGGCGGAGATCGCGGTGCATCTGCAGGCCGGGCGCAATGTCGCGGTCCTGAGCGAAGGCGACCCCCTGTTTTACGGCTCCTACATGCACCTGCATCTGCGGCTTGCGCCGCATTTTCCGGCCGAAGTCATTCCGGGCGTCACCGCCATGTCCGGCTGCTGGTCGCTGGCCGGCCTGCCGCTGGTGCAGGGCGACGATATCCTGAGCGTGCTGCCGGGCACGCTGCCGGAAGAGGCGCTGACGGCGCGGCTTGCCGGCACCGATGGCGCGGTGATCATGAAGGTTGGCCGCAACCTACCAAAGATCCGCCGGGCGCTTGCCGCCACGGGAAAACTCGACGGCGCGATCTATGTGGAACGCGGCACCATGCCGACCGGCCACGCCATGCCGCTGTGCGACCGCGACGAAACCATGCCCGCCCCTTACTTTTCGCTGGTGCTGGTACCCGGCTGGAAGGGCCGCCCGCAGGGAGTGCCGGCATGA